A genomic region of Scyliorhinus canicula chromosome 4, sScyCan1.1, whole genome shotgun sequence contains the following coding sequences:
- the c4h5orf24 gene encoding UPF0461 protein C5orf24 homolog isoform X2 produces the protein MNYREIMHPVGCSNSGCCEPEKEVTFSADDVSSDDQFDLCSSQPDKLYGNSYKPISCVKQESLEEPNSQLSLGRNAEAQNDLKRRKNIFRAGKRGRPSGTTKAAGYRTSTGRPLGTTKAAGFKTSPGRPLGTTKAAGYRVSPGRPPVFNRQRQDRRKTQQPES, from the exons ATGAATTACAGAG AAATCATGCATCCAGTTGGCTGCAGTAACTCTGGCTGCTGTGAGCCTGAGAAGGAGGTGACCTTCAGTGCCGATGACGTGAGCAGCGATGACCAGTTTGACTTGTGTTCCTCTCAACCAGACAAACTTTATGGAAACAGCTACAAACCAATAAGCTGTGTAAAACAAGAATCATTGGAGGAGCCAAATTCTCAACTGAGTCTGGGAAGAAATGCAGAAGCTCAGAACGACCTGAAAAGAAGGAAAAATATTTTCCGAGCGGGGAAACGAGGAAGGCCATCAGGGACGACAAAAGCTGCTGGGTACAGAACCAGTACGGGCCGACCTTTGGGAACAACAAAGGCAGCTGGGTTTAAGACCAGCCCAGGCAGGCCCTTGGGCACTACCAAGGCAGCAGGATACCGGGTCAGCCCAGGAAGGCCCCCAG tATTTAACAGGCAAAGGCAAGACCGAAGGAAAACTCAACAGCCAGAGAGTTAA
- the c4h5orf24 gene encoding UPF0461 protein C5orf24 homolog isoform X1, with product MNYREIMHPVGCSNSGCCEPEKEVTFSADDVSSDDQFDLCSSQPDKLYGNSYKPISCVKQESLEEPNSQLSLGRNAEAQNDLKRRKNIFRAGKRGRPSGTTKAAGYRTSTGRPLGTTKAAGFKTSPGRPLGTTKAAGYRVSPGRPPGTMKTLSRISGLDFPPCSSAAFNYSMVHNKALSGPTETTNRQMELNQ from the exons ATGAATTACAGAG AAATCATGCATCCAGTTGGCTGCAGTAACTCTGGCTGCTGTGAGCCTGAGAAGGAGGTGACCTTCAGTGCCGATGACGTGAGCAGCGATGACCAGTTTGACTTGTGTTCCTCTCAACCAGACAAACTTTATGGAAACAGCTACAAACCAATAAGCTGTGTAAAACAAGAATCATTGGAGGAGCCAAATTCTCAACTGAGTCTGGGAAGAAATGCAGAAGCTCAGAACGACCTGAAAAGAAGGAAAAATATTTTCCGAGCGGGGAAACGAGGAAGGCCATCAGGGACGACAAAAGCTGCTGGGTACAGAACCAGTACGGGCCGACCTTTGGGAACAACAAAGGCAGCTGGGTTTAAGACCAGCCCAGGCAGGCCCTTGGGCACTACCAAGGCAGCAGGATACCGGGTCAGCCCAGGAAGGCCCCCAGGTACCATGAAAACTCTCTCCCGCATTTCTGGTCTCGATTTCCCGCCATGTAGCAGTGCTGCTTTTAACTATTCCATGGTGCATAACAAAGCATTAAGTGGACCCACTGAAACCACAAATAGACAAATGGAACTGAATCAGTAA